In the Desulfurispira natronophila genome, AACCTGAAGCTTCTGAACCTAGCAGCCCCTCAGCTCCAGAGGTTGCAAAAACACAGGAGCAGCCAACTGAAACTGCACCAGACGAGAAGGAAGCATCCATTAAAAGAGATCTGGAACCTGGTACCTTTACTGTACAAATCGCTGCACTCCGAGACGAAGATGCTGCTATTGCGCAGGTCAATAAGCTACGACAACGCGGATATGATGCTTATTACATGGTGTCAGACCTGGATGAACGGGGAGTATGGTACAGAGTCCGTATTGGAGAATACGAAACACTGGAGCAAGCTCGTGAATCATCGGATATTGTCAAGGATCAAGAGCAGCTCTACCCTTTTCCTATCGAGGTAAATTAATTGCCTCCCAAGGCATGAAGGCTTATTAAAAAGAGACACATATTGCGCATCCCTGATGCACTCTTGATCTGTTGCTGAAACAAACAGTATGCGTTGATTTAGCATTCAGCTACTGGGACTTTTTTACTATCTGCAATTAAGGAATTTACGGCAATTTGTCATTTTGCTTAACCATTTACAACACCATCAAATAAAAATAGCTATGCTTGGCATTGCTATCTTTCCTATAAACACTTGATTTTACGAGACAATTACTCCTTATTTGAATATGGATACTTCAGAAAAAAGCATTTTAAAAAAACGAGGACGACCAGTTTTGGGAGTTGAGTCCAAGCAAAATATAAGAGCTGCATTGATTCGATCAGGCGTGGAGCTCTTCACTGAAAAAGGTTTTCTTAACGCTGGACTAGATGAAATTCTTCGTCGTGTTAATGTTCCAAAAGGCTCATTTTACTATTACTTCAAAAGTAAGGAAGCCTTTGGATTAGCAGTGTTAGAGAGCTACACGCAATATTTTAACAAAAAAATTGATCACTGGTTAAACAACACAGAGATCACTCCGATAAAACGCATTGAAGACTTTACCACGGATGCTATGGCAGGTATGGAGCGATACAATTACCAGCGTGGCTGCTTGGTGGGAAACTTAGGGCATGAAGTAGGTTTTCTTTCAGAAAGATACCGCCACGAGCTCGAACAAGTACTGCAAGGATGGCAAAACAAGATACAGTTATGTCTTGATCAAGCTAAAGAGTATGGTGAGTTATGCATAGATGCTGACACCCAAAAACTTGCTGCGTTCTTCTGGATTGGTTGGGAAGGCGCAGTGCTTCGATCTCGATTAGTTAAAAGCAACAAACCTCTGGAGCTTTTTTCACAGCAGTACATAGCCTCCCTGCCACCAGGTAAGAAAACCGCACCATAGACACCATATCATTGCACGCTTTGGCCAAAGCTACACAAAAACAACATTTTTCATTTTACTCTAAATCGACTATATCAAAGAGATAGATTGCCATTAAATTTGTCTTGAATAATTATGCGAAATAAAGTAGACAGTCGTCTACTAAAGTCAAGGAGGCTAAAGTTATGTTTAATGCAATTTTGATCGAAAAAAATGAGAAAAACCTTTCGGTCACCAATAAGCAAATTAAAGAATCACAGCTACCTGAGGGGGATGTCACGGTTGATATTGCCTACTCCACCCTCAACTACAAAGATGCTTTGGCTATAACAGGCAAAGGGCCGGTGGTACGATCATACCCCATGATCCCTGGAATTGACTTTGCTGGAACGGTAAGTCAAAGTGACAATGATCTTTTCAAAGCAGGTGACCATGTATTACTCAACGGCTGGGGAGTAGGAGAAGCTCACTGGGGTGGATTATCTCAGAAAGCTAGAGTAAATGCAGATTGGCTCATTAAGCTACCTGAAAATTTTAACTCGTTCCAAGCAATGGTGATTGGCACCGCGGGTTATACAGCCATGCTTTGCGTACAAGCTCTCGTGGACCATGGAATATCTCCTGAAAGTGGTGAAATATTGGTTACCGGTGCAGCTGGTGGAGTAGGCAGTGTGGCAGTTTCCATATTAGCCGCAAAAGGCTTCACAGTCATAGCTTCAACCGGCAGGACTGAGGAAACTGAATATCTTCGACAGCTGGGAGCCTCTGAAATTATTGAGCGTTCAGCACTATCAGAAGCAGGTAAACCATTACAAAAAGAGCGATGGGCAGGTGTTGTTGACACCGTCGGCAGCCACACCCTTGCAAATGCATGTGCTAGCACACGTTACGGCGGAATGGTCACTGCATGTGGTCTTGCCCAAGGAATGGACTTTCCGGCCACCGTTGCTCCATTTATCCTCAGGGGCGTTACACTTTCAGGAATTGATAGCGTATATTGTCAACGCAAAAAAAGAGAAAAAGCTTGGGAAGCTTTGACAAGAGACTTGGATACCGCCCATCTGGAGCTCATAAGTCAAGAGGTTTCTTTAAGTGAAGTCATTGACATCAGCGCCAGAATGCTTGATGGTAAAGTTAGAGGTCGTATAGTTGTGGATGTAAATCGCTAAAAAATGCCTATGAAAAGCTAAGCATCAGAAAGTATTGATGAACAACAAACAAAAGCACACACATTAGTCAATTTATACGCCATACCAATATAAAAAAAGCACCAGTGACAAATAGACACTGGTGCTTTTTACATAATTATATTTAAAAGTTACGAGGGCGTGCCTCATTAACGCGGAGCCTACGTCCACCGAACTCAAATCCGTTGAGGGCTTCGATAGCTGCAGCACTGTCGCTGTCTTCCATCTCTACAAAACCGAAACCACGTAGTTTTCCAGTCTCGCGATCTGCAATCAGCTTAATTGAATAAACATCACCATACTCTGCGAAAAGATTGCCGAGCTCGTCTTCAGTCGTTGTGAATGGCAAGTTGCCTACGTAGATGGACTTCATGATTCGTGATCCTTAAAATAAAATTGTGTGCTTTTTGGGGAGACAAGTATTGACACTAAACGCTAGGGCAATCTTGCGCAGCATGAAAAGCAACTAATTTTTTATAGCAAATGAATATTGCGT is a window encoding:
- a CDS encoding MDR family oxidoreductase, producing MFNAILIEKNEKNLSVTNKQIKESQLPEGDVTVDIAYSTLNYKDALAITGKGPVVRSYPMIPGIDFAGTVSQSDNDLFKAGDHVLLNGWGVGEAHWGGLSQKARVNADWLIKLPENFNSFQAMVIGTAGYTAMLCVQALVDHGISPESGEILVTGAAGGVGSVAVSILAAKGFTVIASTGRTEETEYLRQLGASEIIERSALSEAGKPLQKERWAGVVDTVGSHTLANACASTRYGGMVTACGLAQGMDFPATVAPFILRGVTLSGIDSVYCQRKKREKAWEALTRDLDTAHLELISQEVSLSEVIDISARMLDGKVRGRIVVDVNR
- a CDS encoding TetR/AcrR family transcriptional regulator codes for the protein MDTSEKSILKKRGRPVLGVESKQNIRAALIRSGVELFTEKGFLNAGLDEILRRVNVPKGSFYYYFKSKEAFGLAVLESYTQYFNKKIDHWLNNTEITPIKRIEDFTTDAMAGMERYNYQRGCLVGNLGHEVGFLSERYRHELEQVLQGWQNKIQLCLDQAKEYGELCIDADTQKLAAFFWIGWEGAVLRSRLVKSNKPLELFSQQYIASLPPGKKTAP
- a CDS encoding RNA recognition motif domain-containing protein — its product is MKSIYVGNLPFTTTEDELGNLFAEYGDVYSIKLIADRETGKLRGFGFVEMEDSDSAAAIEALNGFEFGGRRLRVNEARPRNF